In Pseudomonas nunensis, a single window of DNA contains:
- a CDS encoding phage tail assembly protein: MSWTPPVHVLLSPITADNQSQIEQIQLKPLFYAAQKEALARAGDDEDDQFFELAKLATGLSVKELDQLKRPDYVSIAQYVHEMSTRPAAYFLEQEGQGEASADPDQVQLLQPLNAGGRSLAALTLEMPVLRATKAMKKLKTAKERAEFITAHCTGLMIPDLDLLTVPDWTQLQVRIDDFLNKPADFFRSATSK; this comes from the coding sequence ATGTCCTGGACGCCTCCTGTTCACGTCTTGTTGTCGCCGATCACCGCCGACAACCAGTCGCAGATCGAGCAGATTCAGCTCAAGCCATTGTTTTACGCCGCGCAAAAAGAGGCCTTGGCCCGTGCCGGTGATGATGAGGACGATCAGTTTTTCGAACTGGCGAAATTGGCCACTGGCCTGTCGGTCAAGGAACTGGATCAGCTCAAACGCCCGGACTACGTGAGCATCGCCCAGTACGTACACGAAATGTCGACCCGCCCGGCTGCTTACTTCCTGGAACAGGAAGGGCAGGGCGAAGCCTCGGCAGACCCCGATCAAGTGCAACTGCTGCAACCGCTCAACGCTGGAGGCCGCAGCTTGGCCGCGCTGACCCTGGAAATGCCGGTCCTGCGCGCCACCAAGGCGATGAAAAAACTGAAAACCGCCAAGGAACGCGCCGAGTTCATCACTGCCCATTGCACCGGGCTGATGATTCCCGATCTGGACCTGCTGACCGTGCCCGACTGGACACAGCTTCAGGTACGCATCGACGATTTTTTAAACAAACCGGCGGACTTCTTTCGGAGCGCGACATCGAAGTAA